A genomic window from Brassica oleracea var. oleracea cultivar TO1000 chromosome C8, BOL, whole genome shotgun sequence includes:
- the LOC106309254 gene encoding glutathione S-transferase T3-like, with the protein MDPNQFSQKAKFVDLLNSQEETFFPFPEDSVPLSSFQLPVFGTQGTEASNYVEDTPADRRERRLWTPVDDVVLISAWLNTSKDPVVGNEKPSRTFWKRIAAYFAASPKVAGCEQREAGNCKQRWQKINDQVNKFCGSYEAATREKSSGQNENDILKRAHVIFFNNYKKIHLRTRLERATKRPEMMSEDDRPPGVKAAKSKKVEVEGKTLTEFQSMWDIKRQDLAMKERLKKMTRLDNLYCRSLAAAGEKGGSPR; encoded by the exons ATGGATCCGAATCAATTTAGCCAGAAAGCTAAGTTTGTTGATCTACTCAACAGTCAAGAAGAAACCTTTTTTCCTTTTCCTGAAGATAGTGTCCCACTATCTTCATTTCAACTCCCTGTTTTTGGGACTCAAGGAACTGAAGCTTCAAACTATGTTGAAGATACACCAGCAGATCGTAGAGAAAGGAGGTTATGGACGCCAGTTGACGATGTTGTGCTCATTAGCGCTTGGCTAAACACAAGCAAAGATCCGGTTGTGGGCAATGAGAAACCGTCTCGTACCTTCTGGAAAAGGATTGCAGCATACTTTGCTGCAAGTCCTAAGGTAGCAGGGTGTGAGCAGAGGGAGGCGGGTAACTGCAAGCAGCGATGGCAGAAGATAAACGACCAAGTCAACAAGTTTTGTGGGTCTTATGAAGCTGCAACTAGAGAGAAAAGCAGTGGCCAAAATGAGAATGATATTCTCAAAAGGGCGCATGTGATTTTCTTCAACAACTACAAAAAAATTCACCTTAGAACACGCTTGGAAAGAGCTACGAAACGACCAGAAATGAT GAGTGAGGATGATCGTCCCCCTGGTGTCAAGGCAGCAAAGAGTAAGAAGGTGGAGGTTGAGGGGAAGACACTGACAGAGTTTCAGAGTATGTGGGATATTAAAAGGCAGGATCTGGCCATGAAAGAAAGGCTTAAGAAGATGACTCGTCTCGACAATCTATATTGCAGGTCTCTGGCGGCTGCAGGAGAAAAAGGGGGAAGCCCTAGGTAA
- the LOC106309255 gene encoding uncharacterized protein C2orf57 homolog, with protein sequence MVNGAFSNPKLAGSWATSRFRATTTALVKLEKSVGEDIDEKLVKLEKSVGEDIDEKLVKLEKSVGEDIDEKLVKLEKSVGEDIDEKLVKLEKSVGEDIDEKLVKLEKSVGEDIDEKLVKLEKSVGEDIDEKLVKLEKSVGEDIDEKLVKLEKSVGEDIDEKLVKLEKSVGEDIDEKLVKLEKSVGELAKKKFGIANGYPLVVSVLVSVLFIICMVVMMKWAEEKDNVLTSSLEELQRMKKPNV encoded by the exons ATGGTTAATGGTGCTTTTAGCAACCCAAAGCTCGCCGGCAGCTGGGCTACATCACGATTTAGAGCAACCACAACGGCG CTTGTTAAGTTAGAGAAGAGTGTGGGGGAGGACATTGATGAGAAGCTTGTTAAGTTAGAGAAGAGTGTGGGGGAGGACATTGATGAGAAGCTTGTTAAGTTAGAGAAGAGTGTGGGGGAGGACATTGATGAGAAGCTTGTTAAGTTAGAGAAGAGTGTGGGGGAGGACATTGATGAGAAGCTTGTTAAGTTAGAGAAGAGTGTGGGGGAGGACATTGATGAGAAGCTTGTTAAGTTAGAGAAGAGTGTGGGGGAGGACATTGATGAGAAGCTTGTTAAGTTAGAGAAGAGTGTGGGGGAGGACATTGATGAGAAGCTTGTTAAGTTAGAGAAGAGTGTGGGGGAGGACATTGATGAGAAGCTTGTTAAGTTAGAGAAGAGTGTGGGGGAGGACATTGATGAGAAGCTTGTTAAGTTAGAGAAGAGTGTGGGGGAGGACATTGATGAGAAGCTTGTTAAGTTAGAGAAGAGTGTGGGGGAGTTAGCTAAGAAGAAATTTGGGATTGCAAATGGCTATCCATTGGTTGTTAGTGTGTTGGTTAGTGTATTATTTATAATATGTATGGTGGTCATGATGAAGTGGGCTGAGGAGAAAGACAACGTCCTAACATCGAGCCTG GAGGAGCTTCAGAGGATGAAAAAACCGAATGTCTGA